The Candidatus Saccharimonadales bacterium nucleotide sequence GGGAATTAGTATCAAGCGGCGATCCCGCATATAGAATACACCGAAGAGATTTGAAAAAAGAGACGCCGTCTATTTAAAAAGCTAGCGCTTGCCTGTATACTAACTGTAACGATGGCTATAGGTGGGACTAAGGTAGATAAAAAAACAGCAATGATTATTCGATTTGTCGGATTTATTGTGCCTTTTGGCTTGTTGCTGTATGGTTTTCTCATTCAAAACGGTATTGTCGTAAGTGAAGCATATGTTAGTGACACTGTATTTTATATTGTCATGGTTCCGTGGATCATTATTTCGATCTACCAACTACTGATACCTAGTAAGTCGCTAGAAGCATCAGCCCTACGCTTAGCACTGTATCATGCCCTTGCAGCAAGTTATTTGCTGTTTATATCTGGCTTTGCCATACCTTTCGTGGCAACATGGGCATTACTATTTTTTGCAACTTACGCTTATTTTGGAGACAATGGTCTACGTTTTAGCATTATGAGTCTTGTGATCGTTGTTATCTTCGATAGTGCAATGCACGTAGAAGAGGGCGGCTTACTAACATCAAACATAACCGCAATGATGACAGTACTTCTTGTTGGTATTGCGGCTATTGGTATAAGCCGTATTCAAGAAACCCAAAGTGGAGCACTTGATCGTTCAAAAGCGCTTGAAGCACTCGAGCGTGATCGAATATTAACCCTTATTAATAATCTTGCAGACGCGGTACTTAGCACAGATGAACATGGCATCATACAGGTATACAATGCAGCGAGTCTAAATTTACTTGACACCAACAGTAGCCTCAACGGGAGACATATTAGCGAAATACTACCATTAAAAGATATTACTGGTGTTGAAGTTAATATTGCAGATGATCTTAAAAAATCACAAGGTGTCGTTGTACGTGATGATACGACACTAACATTTGATGACGAAACCGTTCGCTTGGAGGTGACATACTCGCCAATCCGGGGTACATATACTCGTTCGCACGGTGAAGAGAATGAAGATGGATACATTATCATTTTACGTGACATTACAAAATCAAAAAGTCTTGAAGAAGAGCGTGATGAATTCATTAGTGTCATTAGCCACGAACTTCGTACACCGATCACCGTAGTAGAAGGCACGGTGAGTAATGTCCAATTAATGATGGAAAGGCCGGATATACCACAATCAAAACTTAAAGAAAGTCTCGCAATGGCACATGACCAAGTTGTTTTTCTCGCTAAAATGGTAAACGACCTGTCAACATTATCTAGAGCTGAGCGTGGCGTTGCTGATGTTGCTGAAGACATTAATGTGCGTATTTTGGTTGATGATCTTTACAATGAATATTCGCCCCAAGCAAAAGCAAAAAATCTCCACTTCAATCTCGATGCATCGCCAAGCCTTGGCACAATAACGGCAAGTAAGTTATACATTCAAGAGCTGCTTCAAAACTTCATTACAAATGCAATAAAATATACAAAAGAGGGCAGTGTAACCCTTATTGTTACGAAGCATGCTGACTCAATTAAATTTGCAGTCAAAGATACAGGGATTGGTATTAGTAAAAGTGACCAAGCAAAAGTATTTAATAAATTTTATCGATCAGAAGATTATCGTACACGCGAGACAGGCGGCACGGGCCTCGGTCTTTATGTGGCAATGAAGCTTGCAAAAAAACTAGGTTGTGAAATTGATTTAACGAGTAGACTAAACCACGGCTCAACATTTCGTTTCACCTTACCGCTTAAGAAGTAGTCGAACCTATAGACTTATCCGAAACATCTTCAATACGTCGGCCCTTCCAGGTGATTGTATGTGTTAAATAACCAATCATACTCATAACAAATAATACGAGCTCCTGAGCGATAACGTACGGCCACATGATCATTCCAAGCCACCATCGATCTTGCCAAGTATAGTGTAGGTACGTACCATACATACAAATGCATAGTAAGAGCGATACAGCAGCTAATGTATGAATAAACTGCCACGGCGCAATAATCACACTGAGCATGGTTATTGTTGGAAGATTTAATAGCAAGAGTCCTAGTATAGCTAGGACGCCTTTAACTCGAGTACCGCCCACTAATTGATAAAGAATGCGCCGACTAGTTTCGATCTGTGATGACCATTTTTTTTCATACCCAATACCCATATAGG carries:
- a CDS encoding ATP-binding protein gives rise to the protein MAIGGTKVDKKTAMIIRFVGFIVPFGLLLYGFLIQNGIVVSEAYVSDTVFYIVMVPWIIISIYQLLIPSKSLEASALRLALYHALAASYLLFISGFAIPFVATWALLFFATYAYFGDNGLRFSIMSLVIVVIFDSAMHVEEGGLLTSNITAMMTVLLVGIAAIGISRIQETQSGALDRSKALEALERDRILTLINNLADAVLSTDEHGIIQVYNAASLNLLDTNSSLNGRHISEILPLKDITGVEVNIADDLKKSQGVVVRDDTTLTFDDETVRLEVTYSPIRGTYTRSHGEENEDGYIIILRDITKSKSLEEERDEFISVISHELRTPITVVEGTVSNVQLMMERPDIPQSKLKESLAMAHDQVVFLAKMVNDLSTLSRAERGVADVAEDINVRILVDDLYNEYSPQAKAKNLHFNLDASPSLGTITASKLYIQELLQNFITNAIKYTKEGSVTLIVTKHADSIKFAVKDTGIGISKSDQAKVFNKFYRSEDYRTRETGGTGLGLYVAMKLAKKLGCEIDLTSRLNHGSTFRFTLPLKK